The following proteins come from a genomic window of Lolium rigidum isolate FL_2022 chromosome 5, APGP_CSIRO_Lrig_0.1, whole genome shotgun sequence:
- the LOC124657417 gene encoding protein Rf1, mitochondrial-like, with protein MSRLYSTAPTSLLRRRSSSTSRPSRQAPHVALSAATERARSGTLSPKDAHDMFDELLLQATPVPERALTGFLVAVARAQACRDGLSLLVALFNRMPRCDGTPVAPPTVRTYGILLDSCCRARQPDLALAFFGRFLRAGLKANNLIVNTLLKVLCHAKRTDEAVDVLLHRMPHLGCMPDAISYNTVIKGLCDDSRSQHALDLLRMMAKQEAACSPDVVSYNTVIHGFLKEGKFSTTSNLFNEMVQQGVVPDAVTYSSIIRALCKRGRSREARQILDCGILKGLKPDIVAYTTMLHGYATEGRLVDMNNLYNLMIGEGIVPNQYVFSILINAHAKCGSVDEALLIFENMHKQGVQPDVVTYSTMIDAFCRNGRMNDAIEQFNQMINMGVPPNIRTYSCLVRGYCTHGDLVRAKELVHEMKEKGILYPGIMFFQSIINSLCNEGRVTDAQDIFDFMIHIGEKPDVIMFTSLIGGYCLVGKMQKACRVHDDMVSVGIQPNTITYSTLIDGYFKAGMVDAALTLFREMLGMAAKPDTLTYNIIMDGLFKAGKTVAAKEKFDEMVKSGLRLSIDTYNVILSGLSKNGCADEAVMLFDKLQAMNLKFDIITLTTVIDAMFNVGRIEQAKNLFVAIPAKGLVPNVITYTTMISNLIEKGLVEEAHSIFSSMETSGCPPNSHLLNVIIRKLLKKGEIVRAISYMSILDGKSMLLEASTTSQLISLFSRQGIYHKHKDLLPARYQFFEGDIHS; from the coding sequence atgtctcGCCTCTACTCGACCGCTCCGAcgtccctcctccgccgccgctcctcctccacctcgcggCCCTCACGCCAAGCTCCTCACGTCGCCCTTTCCGCCGCCACGGAGCGCGCCCGCTCCGGGACGCTCAGCCCCAAGGACGCACACGACATGTTCGACGAATTGCTGCTGCAGGCCACTCCAGTCCCGGAGCGCGCCCTGACTGgcttcctcgtcgccgtcgcccgcGCGCAAGCTTGCAGGGACGGTCTCTCCCTCCTCGTCGCCCTATTCAACCGCATGCCCCGATGCGATGGCACGCCGGTGGCGCCACCCACAGTCCGCACGTACGGCATCCTGCTCGACTCTTGCTGCCGCGCGCGGCAGCCGGACCTAGCGCTCGCATTCTTCGGCCGCTTCCTCAGGGCGGGCCTCAAGGCAAATAACCTTATCGTCAACACCCTCCTCAAGGTCCTCTGCCACGCAAAGCGGACAGATGAGGCTGTGGACGTGCTGCTTCACAGGATGCCGCATCTCGGCTGCATGCCTGATGCCATCTCATACAACACAGTTATCAAAGGCTTATGTGATGATAGTAGGAGCCAGCATGCACTCGACCTGCTCAGGATGATGGCAAAACAAGAAGCTGCCTGCTCCCCTGACGTGGTGTCATATAACACGGTCATCCATGGATTCTTAAAGGAGGGCAAATTCAGCACAACAAGCAACCTATTCAATGAAATGGTACAGCAGGGCGTTGTTCCTGATGCCGTGACATATAGCTCGATTATTCGTGCGTTATGCAAGCGTGGAAGAAGCAGAGAAGCAAGACAAATTCTGGATTGTGGGATTCTCAAGGGCCTCAAACCTGATATCGTTGCATACACTACTATGCTTCATGGGTACGCTACAGAAGGACGCCTTGTTGACATGAATAATCTCTACAACTTGATGATAGGAGAAGGTATTGTACCTAACCAATATGTGTTCAGCATATTGATTAATGCACATGCTAAGTGTGGATCGGTGGATGAGGCCCTTCTTATCTTTGAAAACATGCACAAGCAGGGAGTGCAGCCGGATGTTGTAACCTATTCAACCATGATAGATGCGTTTTGCAGAAATGGTAGGATGAATGATGCTATTGAACAATTCAACCAGATGATTAACATGGGGGTACCCCCGAATATAAGGACTTATAGCTGCCTGGTTCGGGGTTATTGTACACATGGTGATTTAGTGAGAGCTAAAGAATTGGTTCATGAAATGAAGGAAAAAGGCATCCTTTATCCTGGCATTATGTTCTTCCAGTCAATAATAAACAGCCTATGCAATGAAGGAAGAGTGACAGATGCACAAGATATCTTTGACTTTATGATACATATAGGTGAGAAGCCCGATGTTATCATGTTCACTTCACTGATTGGTGGATACTGCTTAGTTGGCAAGATGCAGAAAGCATGCAGGGTACATGATGATATGGTATCGGTTGGCATTCAGCCTAATACCATTACGTACAGTACACTTATTGATGGATACTTTAAAGCAGGAATGGTGGATGCTGCATTGACTCTATTCAGAGAAATGTTAGGTATGGCAGCTAAACCGGATACTCTTACTTATAACATCATAATGGATGGATTATTTAAGGCTGGTAAAACTGTTGCTGCGAAGGAAAAGTTCGATGAGATGGTCAAAAGTGGATTGAGATTGTCCATTGATACATACAATGTAATTCTCAGTGGGCTTTCCAAAAATGGTTGTGCAGATGAAGCAGTCATGCTGTTCGACAAGTTGCAAGCAATGAACCTTAAGTTTGATATTATAACTCTCACTACTGTAATTGATGCAATGTTTAATGTTGGGAGAATAGAGCAAGCTAAGAATTTGTTTGTTGCAATACCAGCCAAGGGATTGGTACCTAATGTTATAACATACACTACGATGATATCAAACCTTATAGAAAAAGGATTGGTAGAAGAAGCTCACAGTATATTTTCATCAATGGAGACGAGTGGTTGTCCTCCTAACTCTCACCTGTTAAATGTTATTATCAGAAAGTTACTGAAAAAGGGTGAAATAGTCAGGGCCA